CGGTAGAGAGGATAGACTGTTTTCACATTATGTcatcaaattgtaaaatcaaaCCTGCGAGGTTTCCTGATTCTTTAAATCGATACCAGGTAAAAAATTACTTAGAAGCAAATCTTTTTACCAGTTTTAGGTCCCGTAGCGTTTTTCGTTTTGAGAATTAATtcgccttgcgtgacaccaagaCAGCATCTGAGATAAAGCTTCCTGGTTCAAAAAACGGTTTCGCCTTTTGATTTTTAGCAAATTGAGCATTAAATGCTGTCGAAGATATTTTCATGCTCATTTATTTCAGCTCACGACAAAAAAGAGAGGGCTTTTATCGCAAACCGAGGTCCTGATGTTTTGTCTCTccgaacaccaacatggcgtcttCATCCGAAGCTCTGTAAAATTTAGTGACATGTTTTgccaaataactcagaaacgatgcacCAAACAGATTTGAGACTTGGAGGAGTTATTTTTGTATTAgtcttttgtaacatttcatattcttggcttttttctttgaatggtttcggatttcattttttcattgcgtgtcaatgaaaacattggttaATTTTGCAGAGGCCTTTGAACAATTTCCATGGTGGAAAACATGTGGTCTTTCTAATAATTATTAGGGTAGTTTTTTTCCTGTAAGATATTTACCAGTCAAATCGAACCTTCGAGATGAAGATCCCTGCATCACCTGAGACAAATGGCCGTTCATATGCATCCTCATACTTGCAGGTGCATTTCATTCAAAACCCCCACTCACGGTCCACTCGGCGTGGGTGAGGACGCGTGTATAAAAAAtagaccccaggtccatggaccacccctcagTTTGTAAAGTTTTTTGCGGAAAAATCTTTAGTCGAAAAAGAGAAATGAttcttgcacttatctggataaTGTTAGCCTGTttcaggctctcagatagtggaGGCGAGGGAATGagaaatgtaaacaacattgtctcttatagaaacctgaaaaattcagttggttccaacaggatttgaacccatgccCTCTGTGATACCGGGCAATggtctaccaactgagctatgcatAGCAGGGAGGAGCCCACAATCATGGGCTCATTTGTTTTGGTTAAAGACTAGataattaaatgaaattaatgtatacttgaagtgcaggttataagAAAATCCCTTTCCAGCCACCAAATAGTATAGGtggtatagatggttttcaaacATGTGATGAGATGGCCATGTTTGTGCACCAAAGAATAGCATATTTTTGTTCTGAGCATGGCTGCTGtgatgtcatgtgaaaaccatctataggtGTCTTCACTACTtacacaaatcccataatacacctcaaAATTttcataggcattgttttcgatttctctttgacatcttcatgtcccaagagaaacaatattgcaaacaatggagatgtattatgggattgtgcaagtagtggaTAAGAGATAATTGATAACTGATAATTGATaatcagtagcccataactAGGAGCGAACAATGGCCCTATATTCCTGTCCCAACGATTTCAATTTTTGGATTGACTCCCGCAGGAGGCCAATGATCAAGATTACACAAGAAACTGACTTGACGTCATACCGTCACCGAACTGGAACTATCTTTCTTTTTGGCGcgaaaggtagtctaaaaatatcAGTTCGTAAAAATGCTGTGAgataggcttagtatgggagttgttcaCTCCATTTCGTGGGCTCCTGCattaattgtccagataagtacgaggatcacttctctatttcatctaaagatttttctgcctGTAAAACATATTGAAATTACagaatgaggggtggtccatgaacctggggtccatgttttgtatatgtTCCCCAGGTGAAATAACTGCTCAttatttaaccaataatttaagcaataatttggATTTACGGCCTCCttattacaaaaaaatacaacCTTCTCCCATTTCATGAGACATGAGGGATCCTGGGATCATTGAAGTACCCATTTTTCGGCTACACCATAGAATGAATGTACAGGGCAAACATTCaacatttttctctttcaagcAGCCTTAAAAGGCcacgtgtaataattaattaagacAACTAAGTGCCTTCGGTGGAATGCTGCGTAAAATTGGAAGTTACTTCCCACCCTATAAGATGACCAAAGTTTTTGGAAAATTATATGGGTCCATTTGATTCCATGTTCCAAAACAAAACTCTAGGAATTTGTGACCTGCATGTATGGATAAGCAatggaaaatcaaaattaaagtaaaatagctaaagtttttcaaatgaatgtttttggtcactttaGGAATCCTCCCAAAATAGTATCTAAAGATGGAAACCTTGTGTTACAAGCTGGTGAAGATGGCGATATAGTCTTTGAACCTGGACAAGGGAAACAAGTGTTCCTCGGAGGAAATGTGCTGGTAAGAACTCATTACTAGCTTGTACCTGGGAAAAAGGAAGAGCAGGTTTTGGATGGCAACAGGTTTAAAGTACAGGTCACTTTTCACAGGTCACTTTTACAAAACCACTAATGCTAAACTCAAGCCTTGTTAGGTCTCATTAGTCCAGTTTGAAGGGTTTGGTTTGCATATAGTATAGGTAAAATAATGATGtgtaacgagtgacctgtggaatgtgacctgtgttttaaaccTGCCGTTTGGATAGAGCAGATGGGAACTGGGTTATCTGTAAATCAGCAAATTTGGTTGCCAATGCATCCCCTAAAAATATTATAAGGATTGTGTAGGGAACCTAGATAGACTGTGATAAATATTGCACAAAGATGTTCATGGAGGAGAAAGTATAGCCTGACATATACATAATCCACTACTTAAATGTCTGTTGCTATATGGAGTAAAAGTAGAAAATTAACAACTTATTGGTCAGCTATTTTAGTCTTGCAaaaaagtacattttaaagtatttgaaagttgtcatttttaaaaatatgtcaGCATGGTTTTTTCGTTATAAACAGAATGCATCTGGTGCTGCTGGTCCTAAAGGAGAGGTAAtttgttttatctttatttaaatGGAGCTATAAATAGCACTTAGAAATCTCCTTTTACTCTATTTTAAGCATCAATGAGTGCACAAAATAGAGGTGCAGAAGATGGTCCAAGTTTTTCTTTCACACCCAGAGGTCTGAGACCTGAGTTTTCTGCACACCCAGCAGTAAATTGGTCATTTTCCACCAGCTCTACCTATTACAGATCCATGCATGATCCCCACCTCTTTAAAATTGACTTTGCttggcaaaaaatatatatatatttatacataGTGAAGACATTattgatattttttttcattgttagAAAGGGGAAAAAGGAATCCAAGGTGATGTAAGTCCTACAGTACTATCATAGATCTTTTTAAATATCCACCTGTCATGCTACTACAAAAACCACCTTTCTATCGAAGGAACCTGTGGTGAAAACTCCCTCTTTTCTGATAATGTCTTGTATAATCTTCCTTCTCAAGTCTTCTCCGAGACCTTTTCCATGATTATACAGTCTTCCACATGCGCTCAGTTCTGCCTTGGCATCGAACACAATACctctcaagaatttgaactattaCAAATTCttgcccattccacagatcgttGGTTTTCGTAGTAGCTCGAGTTTGATCTTCTCTACATCCTGTAGTTTTTATGCTCAATGATGGTATATTATGTTGCAGTTTTTCATGTGCTACATGTATTGTGCTTTTACAGCTTATTGACAAATTAAGTAATTTGCATTTCTCAATTTTAAACTTTATTCAAGAATGGCAGCAAAGGAGAAAAGGGAGACATGGGACCTCCTGGACAAACCATCTCTTTGGTGAcatattttacattatcatgcatTGACAATTCAATTTAACCTTTTGAGAATTTGAGTACTTTTGGAAACATATAATGATTTTGCATCTGTAGTTCAAGTACTACATTACAttatcaaatgaagctatgatcctctcacttctgaacgcaattttagcaattgcgttgagaagcctgaaaaattcaggacttcaatggggtttgaacctgtgacctagCAATGCTGGTGCGAGGTCAAacatatagatatatatatcaTGCATGCCtatatcattttgttccttGATTCTTTAATcatgggaacatttgaacccaaaGGAAAGCAACCCAAAATACAAAGGAAGCAAATCGGGTACTTGCAGTCCTACAATGCAACATCCACTCTTCACCTACCAAGATTGTTAAAAGAACGTGCTTATTACGCCCTAGTGCGGCCAATAACAGAATATAGCAGTACCACTTGGAGCCCGTATACATCAAAGGGTATTGCCTCTATTGAGGCAATACAAAGACGTGCGGCAAGATTTGTCTCAAACGACTATCGACGATCAACAAGTGTTTCATCCTTAGTAAATGAACTGGGCTGGAAATCTTTGCGTGAAAGAAGAGTTAATATTATCTGACCTTATACTCTTCTACAAAATCCAAAACAACCTTGTAGAACTGAACTTCCCAAAGGATATAACTTTGAATAAGTCACATACTAGAAAATTACACTCTGTAACTTACAAATTACTCCCAGCCAGAATTGATATTCACAAAAATTCCTTCTTCTGTCAAACTATACCTAtatggaattctcttcctgCTGATGTTATCAAATCAACATCATTAACGATATTCAAAGAACGTCTAAACAAAAACATATTACTGTAAATTAACATCTATGACCAACCATTGCCACTATTAGTAACATGTAACTATAGGCAATTATCTTGATTAAAGATCacaggaacatttgaaccctCAAATGGCCAGCTCCCCACGTCGTTAGGTTAATAGCTCCGTTGGTTAGAACATCACACTGGCATcgtgaggtcatgggttcaattaaACCctgttgaaatcctgaatttttgggcttctctatgcaattgctaaatttGCCTttgcgagaatcatagcttcatttgataaTTTTCATATTCCACAGTCCAATACGGCCGCCGCCCCTGCTGCTGCCGCCACCACCACTAATGATATTAAAAAATAGTATCCAGAGAGAAGTATCTTACAACTAGCTGCATGGCTCTGCTAGCCGTTATGGTTATTCCAGGCAGCCAGTACtctaattattaaataaaatttaatggaggggtttttgactgcttaacccattgacacctcaaatagcctaggatgcccccagttgacaagtgaAATCATCTGGTGCTATACAgagtaagtctcactcccagggctGGGGTCAAGACTAGAGTACACTACAGGattcttcttcttttactaACTTCTAACCTCATTTTCTTGGTCCATTCTATAAGTATGTTGAGATCCTTGCTTTTTCTCCGATTAGCTTTATTATGGCCCGCAAGTTTCAACCATAaaatcaacagaaaaaaaaaactttgggcTGTAACTTACAGTATGGACCTCGCACTAAGTTATACAAGGTTTTTCAGTCTCTGTGATGATGAATAATTGACCCAGTGCACTTCATTAATCCAATAACTTTCATTGCTTTATAATGGAATGGCAAATGTGACTGGGTCCCCAGGCTCTAGAGGAGAGCCTGGTTTAACTGGCTCTAAAGGTTCAAAGGGTGGTAAAGTTAGCACTGGTCAGGTGAATTGTGTTAGAGAATTGTTTGGTAAataaaaaattcagtttttgatGTTCTTGGCAAATTGTTATTGAGAGGCAAACAATGCAAGCAATATAGCAGATAACTAAAATActgtatttctaaaaaaaaagagtttataTCGTAAATTTGAAGGCTTTCAAGAACACACTTTAACTCAAGAGCACCTTCCTGTATTTCTTTTCATAAATACCAGAGTGAAAGTTACCATTTAAACTTGCATGATATTCACTGACGTAAGTTCTGTTGTAGAAAGGGAATACAGGAAGCCAAGGACCACCTGGAAAGGTGAATATAATAAACATACTTTCCCTTATTCATTAACCCATTTGACCCCGCAAGTGAGATGGTacgggcatgtgttgaggagggatgatgggcattttctgagaaaagcgttggagtttgaagtgaagggcaagaggaagtgAGGAtgaccaaagaagacgtggaagacgcaagtggagaaggagagcaagagtgtTGGATGGGAGAAAAACGATGCCATGAATCGAGcaagatggagagtgggagttagagAGATTGCTgccaaagtggggtaaatccggccacccccGTCTACAGGAATAAACCcagatcaaaattggattgatgatgatgatgatgatgaaggcACCccaggacacccccagttgacaagtaaagattgtctggcattagacagagtaaaatctgtcaagtgtcactcccaggagtcaatgggttaatgtgtCACCAATTTAACATCCCTTTTTATCCATACAGAATGGAACTGATGGCATTCAAGGTCCTCCTGGTTTAAATGGCTCCAAAGGGGAACCTGGTGTGCAAGGCCCCCCAGGACCATTATTTAACACCATTGATCAGTCCACTTTAAGGTCAATTTTGTAGTTTACATCTTCATACACCTACCTCTGACAGCTATATACAGAGTAGTTTCCGTTATTTAATTAAAATACCTTAATGAAGTAGCTTCGTCCAAATGAGTAGCAGTCTTTTTATGCCACATCTATTTGCCATTTTGACAACCTGAGAGGAAACTCATCCTGAcccttttttctttaattctaAAGAGCTAATGTCAACTTTGGAAAGGTTACATTTATACAAACATtggtcgtgtagcacttatattttaaacaaaattaactgaagagaatgtagtgtaatgtgaagtgctatatttctatcccatatgaaccatgtgagcgttagccctactgatggaactgggcccacacaaggacagagaaaaactctgaccagggtgggaattgaacccacgaccttcgggttagatctccgccgctctaccgactgagctacaaatgCCCCTGAATCATTTCAGGACTTTCAAATGTCAACTTTGATCTGCTTATTTTCGAAAGCTTGTCTTTTTGAATGTTTTCcaaaatcatgaaaataaatGATTGCAAAGATTTGTGTCTTGAAACAATCCTTTCTTCAAAAGATACAGAAGGATTTATAGCCCCTAAAATGCCCCTGAATCATTTCAGGACTTTCAAGAAATACAAACTCAGGGGTTCAATCATTCAAAACTAACTTCATATCATTGGGTAAATAGAGGCTTTAACCTTCACCACTAATAGCAAGATATGTTTGTTTTAGTTGTAACAATTCTAGCGACTATGGCTTGGTCAGGTTTCTGtctggagttcttcaggtactTGCAGCAACATTTATTGTATAACACTAAGCCTTCTATAAACTTCTAAGAGATTTAATTCAGTGAAATACCTTAATCTggcagaataaaccagaatAATACCTTGTTCCAGAATATTCTCAGAATATTCTGGAACAAGGTGGAATGATAACTGGAATGCAACAGAATGAACAAGGATGATACCGGAATATGTGGCTTATTAATCAGGTACATTGCATTCTTGTGCTCAGTAATTCCCACTATTcacatgcaaataagtggctggGTATTATGGAGGTTAGCCAGAAACGTTTCCTCCACAATCGGGAAGGTAGAAGGCTGAGCCCTCAGTCAGGCGAGATGACTTGAAGGTGAGGTTTATAAAAATGATTGAAGagcaaagttgtgttgtgtCAAAAATGAAAGATTAGATGTGAGGGGTGGCTGTCATGATTACGCTCAGTAGTTATATACTAAGAAAAGTCAATAGAATgatttgtacatttttttcacACAGGTGTGCACAATGGCAGGTTGGCATGCTCTTGCATATCAAGATAGTTTGTGCCAATTTAATGTCCCAAAGACGAATCTTCTAGCCTTCCAATCTGCATCTCTTGGGATCCTCCTCCAGTTTAATGGCAACACACTTGTGAATCTAAGCCCTACTACTGTGAACATAACAAACATGACAACAGGTCATTGTACTATGAAGGGACTTTATATCCTGTTTATATGCATGTAAATTTGATAGCTAGAACTACCAGCTGGATAAGTTACTCTGAGGAAATGAACACTTGTCCTGTCTGTCTCTCATATTTCCATCCTCTGGAGCAATGGGAAGATGACATGCAGAAGGAAAAACAAACCTTTCAGCTGAGATACAGTTACAAGACAGCTGGGCTACAATTTAGACAAGCACATGTCTTCAGACACAACAACCTAATAGACCTCTGTCACAATgccggccaaataaaatattctgatttgatgctaataagcctttctagcctcgctatgacaagcaaatttcaaaagaatattaattttgtttcaacatgagggcagtaggtctaattaccataaatacaaaagaatgtatcAGAGGTCGACATTTACAAAAGTGATCTATTCCCAGGGTCTGTATGAcgtgtttttcttttggttagTTTTGTAATTTAAGTTAAAAGCCTTCTTTTCTCATAtaaattctttgttttctgcTACTTACAGGCCATTTAAGCCTCTGGCTTTAGCTTTACCAATGTATATTTTCTAATGTGTGatgtgtaataaataaataaaattaataaaaaaatatagaGTGCAGTTCCCTTTCTGAGTGGCCAGCTGTCACTGTTAAGTACACTACTGGAAGCCATTGTTCTGTTAATGTAGGCATGTAGATAGAATAAGGAAGGAGGTATCAGAGCCTTTTTCGTAAAAGAGGAAGGAAAAAACATTGATGAGGTTCATGGCCTGAGAAAATTCCATCACGTCTAGGGGAGCAGGACTGGTGCAGTGGTGTGAGCACTCACCTTGCACCAATAaggccaacaaactcaacccaccagtttgttggttctcttctctgctccaagaggaTTTTCCCcacgggtactccagttttcccctcctcaaaaacaaacatttgatttgtagtctccccattTAGTAGAGCACTTTTGCTccgctaaataaccttgagacttaaataaagtgacgatgatgatgatgatgatgatgatgattattattattattattgtcattatcattatcacctGAGGTAAGCCGGCCTTAACTGTATTTTGAACAATGCCATATATGCTGTTTTGGTTCTCATTAGGTTATGAAACAAATGGAGGACGAAACACCACTCAGTATGTTCATGGGATCATGGGCCAAGCAGTTCAGCTTAGAGGCATTGAGTACATCAACTTGCATGGTATTCCGGCAGGATTCTGGAGTAATGATGAATGGTCTGTTATGGGTTTGATGAAATTCCATGATGATGGTGTACTGCCTGCCAGGAAAGATATAGCTGTTCTTGGCGATGGAGAGGCAGCAAATTACAAAGGACTTCACCTTGGCTTGAGGCGACAGgtaaataacaaacaaagagtaGTATCAATCAAGGTCAACCAATGAAGAGACCAGAGTATCcccaacaataataaaataagtGCAGAGTAGCTCAGCAGGATAGTGCATGGCTTGGAGCTGTACAATGTAGGTCTCTAATTTAATCCTCTCTATCAAAGTCACGATTCTGTTTGGATTTTCTTCTGATATGTGTTGCTATAGTTTTAAAGAACCATTAAAGGTAGTACTAACACAGAGAAGGGGTAAAGAATTGTCATGTTAATGTCATCTTTAGGAATCTTTATTACTCATTACATCTGATCCTAGTAATATTATGCAAATACTGCTAGGATGTAAGCCTCCTTTTTATGTTGTAGAAAGTACTGTATGGGTTTTATTCCAATGATATTCTGGGAGTGACAAACCTTGATTACAACAAGTGGTACCATGTTACTTGGACCTGGACGAAAGTCAACAAAATGCGGTAAGAGCAGGCACCGATCTATCAAAGTAGCAATTTCATTATCTTTTAAACTTTTCAAGCTGAAATaattgcattatttttttatttctaccACAGGAAAATATTCATTAATGGGAAACTGGATAAAGAAGAAAAGTCCAAAATATCCTATATTGGAATTAGTGGGAAAACAGAAATTGGAACATGGTGGAATGGGAACAATGGACATACAAAAACAAATGTGGAAATTGACACTCTTTATATTATAAACAAAGCAATAGACTACAGCTATGAACAACAGCTGTGTTTTGCTAAGGCACTAAGCCCTCAGTTGCCTTAATTGATAGAGACCCTTAAACAAGATTAACGAATAACGAAcaatgtttcattttttaaataaaacatttttcacCGTCTTTGTAGATGCATCAAATTCTAGTTAGCTATCATTGGACAAATCACAAAATATCACCAGCACTCTTCATTATTACGTCTGTGAACTTTTTAAAACAGCTAAAAAGCCAATGAAGCACACATTTTTTTTGAACGAATAAGAAAACAAATTGATTTTGTTCACTTCACTTCAGTAGGATACGAAAAACACTGGATGGTGTCCtcagaatagaccttttcggcttgtacattttgttttcccaatacagatcatgtgataatgttcaggaggtttggtcttttgttttgttcattaaaatgagggcatgcaagcatgaatatgcctgcatgcactctttttaatgaacaaaacaaaggaccaaacctcctgagtattatcacatgatctgtattgggaaaacaaaatgtacaagccgaaaaggtctattcttcCTATCCTACTTAATCTAATCTAAGCTAATCTTGCCAATATCATTACAACCTGATTGCAAAAGTAAGCAGTCACCATCAGTGATTTCACCCTTTCCTCTCAAAAAGGTTTTATTAATCATTAATGTTGCATCAGATAAAGGCAGTAAACAATCTGGTCCTTTGGACACAATACCCAactgaaataaataagttaaatAAAGCCCATGATTTAATATTGCTTTGATCCAGCATAAACAAAGCCTGTATGATTAAAGCCTTCATCTCATGCAAATTCTTGCAGTGTTTGTCTTTTAAAGGTAGAATTGTCTGTTTTTGCTGCAAAGCTCTCTGGCTGGACACCAGCAACAAAGCTGCACATGCTGATCCTCTTTAAGTCCATAATTTCTTCCATTCCTTAACACTAGTCATCCACTTTCAATTGCTTTCTGCAGTCATCATTACACATCCCTCCAAACTTTTGCTGATGAATGTCATGAACTTGAAATGTGTCAACAATCttttttgaagcaacaagaacTGACAAAAGGCACAACATCGTGCACATGAGAGAGTGACAGACGCAAAACTTGACAGAACAGCACCAGTAACATTTTTCCTAGCCTGTGTTCATCCACCTCGCTGATTTTTTCCAGGGGAGGAGGCGCATGTACACAGGCTACATTTTTCGCATCTAAAAGGGGAACATGCTGGCCAGTGAACAAGGATCAAAGTGACGCATGAACCCCTATTTTAAGTTATAATGTCTGACGGTCATAAGTCCACAAAGCAAGATTATTACATTGACACAACTCAACTTTTTATTCAGCATGACATTCCAGCAGGGTTTACACCTGTAAATGCTAAGTACTAGTCTTGTCCTTGATTTCCGTGAAGAAACAACTTTACTCAGTATATTGGTCCCTCATCCATGTCATCATCATCCATAAGACCTTCCTCATCATCGTCAAAATGTGATACCAAGTAGTCATTTTCCTGATGAGGTACAGTAAATTTTGAATACCTACTTTAAGACACAGACAACTTAATTTA
The sequence above is a segment of the Montipora foliosa isolate CH-2021 chromosome 2, ASM3666993v2, whole genome shotgun sequence genome. Coding sequences within it:
- the LOC137992087 gene encoding uncharacterized protein isoform X1, with amino-acid sequence MMARYRVFETRPEELDECQMARKIKFYSIFSLVLCCLAANNCKGRNPPKIVSKDGNLVLQAGEDGDIVFEPGQGKQVFLGGNVLNASGAAGPKGEKGEKGIQGDNGSKGEKGDMGPPGQTISLKGNTGSQGPPGKNGTDGIQGPPGLNGSKGEPGVQGPPGPLFNTIDQSTLSCNNSSDYGLVRFLSGVLQVCTMAGWHALAYQDSLCQFNVPKTNLLAFQSASLGILLQFNGNTLVNLSPTTVNITNMTTGYETNGGRNTTQYVHGIMGQAVQLRGIEYINLHGIPAGFWSNDEWSVMGLMKFHDDGVLPARKDIAVLGDGEAANYKGLHLGLRRQKVLYGFYSNDILGVTNLDYNKWYHVTWTWTKVNKMRKIFINGKLDKEEKSKISYIGISGKTEIGTWWNGNNGHTKTNVEIDTLYIINKAIDYSYEQQLCFAKALSPQLP
- the LOC137992087 gene encoding uncharacterized protein isoform X2; translated protein: MMARYRVFETRPEELDECQMARKIKFYSIFSLVLCCLAANNCKGRNPPKIVSKDGNLVLQAGEDGDIVFEPGQGKQVFLGGNVLNASGAAGPKGEKGEKGIQGDNGSKGEKGDMGPPGQTISLKGNTGSQGPPGKNGTDGIQGPPGLNGSKGEPGVQGPPGPLFNTIDQSTLSCNNSSDYGLVRFLSGVLQVCTMAGYETNGGRNTTQYVHGIMGQAVQLRGIEYINLHGIPAGFWSNDEWSVMGLMKFHDDGVLPARKDIAVLGDGEAANYKGLHLGLRRQKVLYGFYSNDILGVTNLDYNKWYHVTWTWTKVNKMRKIFINGKLDKEEKSKISYIGISGKTEIGTWWNGNNGHTKTNVEIDTLYIINKAIDYSYEQQLCFAKALSPQLP